The Chanos chanos chromosome 3, fChaCha1.1, whole genome shotgun sequence genome segment AGATGTCTGTATGGCGTTCTGGGAGAGTAAATGGAAAACCCATAAAGTACGAGAGGACAATAACATCGGGAAGGACTATGGCATCTTCCAAATAAACAGCTTGAAATGGTGTGAGGATCAAACACCAGGCGGACAGAATCTGTGCAATGTACAATGTGGAGGTACAGAATTGATCTCACTGAAGTTTTTCTGCAGACATTTAAGCCAGTATAACAGATAGCATGGAATAGCACTCAGTGTCTGCGATTCAAGCATTTACATGAGAGCGCTCATTCATATCCGTtcttatttaacatttattttatcttttttttatcttttcttctgTCAGAACTGCTGAACGACGATCTGAAGGCTTCCGTTGAGTGTGCAAAGATCATCGTGAGAAGGGACGGGCTGAAGGCATGGTGGgtgttttttaaaatcattgAAATTTGATTACATATTTCCAAACacttacacagatacatatatatatacagaccaCAGATAATATACGCTGTACATCAAAGAAACCTCATCTTACGAGTACTATATACTCTACTGATGATAAGTAGAGCATGCATTTCTTGTGTACTAAAGTACTGTGTACAAAGCTCTATGACTAACATGTTATAGTACTATGAATCTGTCAATAAGACCTAAGTTGTATTGCTGGTTCATATGCCTGCAGGGACACGTGGAATAGTTATTGCAATGGGAGAAAGATGAAGCGTTGGGTGAGAGGTTGTGACCTGAAGAGGAAGGAATAGTTGACCTCAGCTGTCCCTGCCAAAATGTCCTGttgacgctttttttttttttggtttgtttgtttgtttgtttgttttttgtggaagAATTTTTGTGTTAAAGCATCTCACCAAGATATGTCCGCGTAATTGTTGGGTGAGTCACATGATTTATAAATGAAATTCCTGTTTCCATATTGATTAACATTTGATGAATTTAACATTTAAGACAATCGAAGGTGATGGTTTTTATAGAAGTAAAGAAGAGGCAGGATTTAAAGCagaatttcccttttttttaatgtctgtgtgtgacaagAGAATATCAGCATATTCATTACAACATGGAAGGACCAGTGAATCTTTGGATGAGAGAGAATGCATCTTGTGATTTGATTTTTCAGTCTTTCAATAAAAGCTTAAATCATCCTCCTCTCCAGATGGGGAAGGGGTTTGTTTCCTTAATTCTACCCTGTGCTTTCCAAAGTGGTGATTAGGGTCATATCTATAATTACCAGAACCTCTGTGTGGGTGACGTGAGTTCTCCTGTCGAAGCAGAGGACTGATTAGTTTAATTGACTCTGTAATTACCAGTGTGTTTTAAAGTATTCACTGTTGCTAATTGCAGACCAGCGTAAATCATACATTTTTCCGGTGTTAATATGgtcagctgatttttttttttttttcattgtgtcgTCCGAACGCATGCCACCTGGACATCTTGAGACGATTGTAATTTATGATGGCaagcaaacacaacaaaaacaactttttaccaCCAGCTCTTCTTTCATCCTTTAACACTGATGTGAAACAGCAGGTTAGGTTCAAATGGATGTTGGGCTAGAGTAGTTTCTGCCAGatattgctgtgtttgtgtgtgtgtgggtgtgtgtgttttaaagactaCAAGATGGTCTGTTTTAGACACTGTGATTATTCTGTTCTCCCCCCGACTTCCCTATTGCATTAGGTTCAGCAGTAGTTGCAGCAAATAACCAATATTCTGCACTCAtagcatattttatttatatatatatatatatatatatatatatatatacacacacacacacacacacacacacatatatatacatatatatatatatgtatgtgtgcgtgtatatatatatatatatatatatatgtatatatatgtgtgtgtgtgtgtgtgtgtgtgtgtgtgtgtgtgtgtgtgtgtgtgtgaatatatatatatatactgcacCTTCACAAACCATGACGTAAAGATTTTTATTCAGTGCTCTGTGTTCACAAATCTGACATGAgtgaacaatgaaaaaaaagaaaagaaaaagagttctTCAAAACcttctgtgtttcctctctatCAGTACACATGCTAATGACAAAGTATAACAACAGCATATAAAATGCACAACTTCAAATAGAGCAATGTTCTGGTTGAACCATCTCTACAACACCCCACTTTTGTAAAGCTATTAATGtacaatttttcttttatacCAGTGTTACAAATATCAAAAAACTAATATGATTTTCTCAACCCACATATGTACACAAAAAtccacacgcacatactcacaacGCATGATTGTTGCTTAACGTTCTTTCACAAGCAGACTTAAgacaaatatttcaatattaTATTGTATGAATTCTATCACTGGACACAGCTGCTAAATTGTATGTCATGTTACATTTTTAGGAGCTATTTTTGCAGATTTTGAGAAGTTATAGGTGCTCAGTGTTTGAAACATAGACATTGTTTATCAAGAAGGGTGGCCAAACATGCAAAACCTGCATGTACAATAGTGGCTAATGTTGCAGTCTTTCCTAAGCaagatatttattcatttgctttAGTGCTTCAAGATTTTTTCACAGTcgcatttctgtttctgtaacaGTCTAACTGACCATTTGAAGACTATAAGTAATCTGTCTTTATTTAGCATTTATCAAATACCATGACGATTGCATTGTATTTTGCCTCAGTTTCAAGCCGTTTTGAATAAAAGCATCAGCTGAATGAATAGCAGTGAATGGTAAATGTGAAACAAATCCTAATTTGCACCACATGAGAAATTCTGTTAAAGAGGAAGAGCAAACTCAAAATCCTAAAGGTAAAAAGTGTTTCCCGCTCAATCCAACTGGGATTCATACTGAGAAACAACATGAATCATCTttagcagggagagagagaggcacagagaggcGTAATAACAAAAGACATCTTAccaaaagatatttttaatattttgtttctgaGAATTTGATTTTAACTGAAGCAGTtctattttcagttttgctctcTACTGGTCCTGAACGGTTTAATTAAAGATTAATTAATTTagtcagtttttcattttgtaaatctTCAAACAGCATAACTTTATTCTACATCGGCAGGGAGTCTAAATTCCTCTTTTTATCTGACTCCCACTTGTACCCATCTTAATTACTGTAATTTAatcactctctgtgtttgatgCCAATTAGCGGTGGCACTCCCCTAGAAACTCACTGTAATTCACAGCAACTGTGCTGCTCTCTCAGGCCCGACCGTGAGATTAAGAGGGAAAGACATAGGGAAGGATAAAGCAGGATTGAGAAAGAACgtggaagaaagaaaggagagcgAAGAGTGAAAGGCGTGTCAGAACTGATGGAAGAGAAACTCTAGTGGCAGTGACAATACAAGCTGTAAATATTGGCTCGTTATTATTTTAACATCGATATATTCGGTATTCTGTGTAAGAACGGTTACTGATGATACAATGACAAACACCACTGTGCTGACACGCGAAAAGACTGAacgacgtaaaaaaaaaaagaagaagaagaaaaaagcagagagcagtGTTCCGTCCGTTTAGAAGCAGAGAAGCGGCCGTGTCTAGAAGAGTCAAAGCTGATTGGACAGGTGATCGATCTAAACTTCCATGGCACTGTCTGATTTCGGGGTCTTGGAGATCCAGAGAGTCGACTGGTTCGCGTTTGTTTTTGTCCGTGTTttgctttacaaaaaaaaaaaagtttcaaatatAAATTAGTGACTGTTCCTGTCAACAGTTACATGAATTGATTCTGTTATAttcaattctgttttctttttcttcaaatataAATGTAGTAGTGTCACTGTGCATATttaatgtgtgcatatgttcTCTCCTGACGTGTGGTGATAAAAAGCCATTCTGTAAATAATAGCACGGAAGCAAACGAAAGGCCGTTAAATCTTTCATCATTCAGGCTGTCATTTCTTCTGATTATCGTATTGTGTCACGAGTACAAGTTGCAAACACTGTATAACAGGAGTCGCGCTTTTGTTAAGAGCTGAAAGCGTTTAAAGCAGCGGGCTTGAACGTGCTCCAATAATCCTTTTAGCGCAAGATGCACACTGAGCCAAAGCCATGATTAAATGTATTGTCTGAGGAGCCTTAGTCCCAGTCAGTGAttgaaaatatgttaaaaagacaTCACTCTGAAAGAGCTAGGAGtttaataaacacaataaattaCCCAAATAAGCAGTGCGTAATGCCCTGCCCGCCAAAGCCACAGGTTAAGGGGCTTGCCTTAAATTCGAGCACAGTTGGGGGAGGGGGATTGGAGGGCAAGGGGCAAGGGGGGGGTGTTGAAGATACAAGGGAAAAGCTTGCTTCAGCATTTCCGTCAGCGTGAAGCCTCAAGCTCCAGATATTTATGGGGAGTGAAGTTGAAGCAGACTGAGACTGGTCATACGCTGCCAGTGTGGCGTAATGCAACAGTAAGCTCTACCAGTGTGACGAATGGCATGAGACAGCCAGTGCCACTATGCCAAATCCATACAATAAAAATGCCTGTGTAAGCTCTGCGATTATTCCTAAGTAAGATGTGTTCCCAGGAACActtacaaacaaattaattcaTCACAGTAAAAGCATTAGAGTTCATCAGAAGAGATACTCTTCTCAGGCTGATTCACTGATCAATACAAaaggatgtgtgcgtgtgtgtgtctatgtgtgtgtgtgtgtgtgtgtgtgcacgcacatatatatgtctgcatataaatatgtatgtgtattggATGAAAATTCTATAAAGTCTTATAATCCCATGTGCAAATATTCCAGTTGTGCAGATATTATGAAACTCCATTTGTTTTCATACTATTCATAGTTCAGATTTCCATTG includes the following:
- the lyz gene encoding lysozyme C, yielding MRFLPLTTVLLVLLPVCGARRMGRCEVARAFRAQGLDGFEGFSLGNYVCMAFWESKWKTHKVREDNNIGKDYGIFQINSLKWCEDQTPGGQNLCNVQCGELLNDDLKASVECAKIIVRRDGLKAWDTWNSYCNGRKMKRWVRGCDLKRKE